The window gtgccaataTGTAATTGATACCAGGAACTGTTTTAAATGTTTGTCATATAAATTGTTTAATTATCCTAAAACTGAGATGTTGTTGGTCAACCACTAAGTCATGgctgaccctttgcaacctcatggactgcaacatgtctggcttccctatccttcactgtctcccggagtttgctcaaattcatgtccactaacATGTCCATATGCACTGTTATTAGCCTCATTTTCCGATGCAGAAACCGTAAAACAAAGAACTTTAATGACTTATCCAGAGTCACACAACTAAGAGGTGTTTTCTTCACCAAACTAGAATTCGGTAAGTTACACAACATCCATGGTTTTCATGGCTAAAAAAAAAGGCCAAGAATATATACCTTGGTAACGTTTGCTTTTATCaagtaaaataaaaggaaaatgtataaatatatcctTTTCCCCATCCAGTACATttggtttttcagtttttgttcaGGATTGAAGAGATTGAAGACTCTTAGACAGACTGATGTTAATAAACATGTGGACGTCCATTACGTACTGCAGTTTGGATAAAGCACAAGTAATCCTAGGAAActacagagcacaggcttagccCTCTATTGATCTGGACATTCTGGAACTGGGCAATTGTGAAACACACATTAACCATGAAGACACTCTCCCGTTAGCAATCCTACTAGGGATTTCATGACAAGGGGTCCCACCCTCAGCCCTGGGTCCCAACACCTCTTGACGTGCTCAATCTTCTCAGCTAAACCTAGTCTTAAGACCTAGATGCTTCAGATGCGAAACGTTTCTCTGGTTAGGTCCTCTCTAGCCTGGGCCCGTCTCTATGGTTTCTTGTGTGGGGCGCTCTAGCCTGCGTAGATTGAGACGTCGCGGCGGCCTGGCTAGGCTACTGGAGGCTCCAGAGGTCGCCTCGCTGGTCGCGCGGCCGACCATGGAGACCCTGCGCAGGCTGCTGCTCGCAGGCGCACTGCTGGGCGCCGGGGCTGGCGTGGGCACCGCGCTCTTTGCCCTTGTGACCCCGGGAGAGGAGCGGAAGCAGGCGATGCTGAAGGTGGGAGCAGTTGGGAAGGcagaggtggggtgggtgggcGGAGAATCGCGGGCTGGTGGCCGGGGCTGCGAACCACTCTTTCTGCCCGCAGGAGATGCCGGAGCAGGATCCGCAGCGCAAGGACGAGGCGGCCAGGACCAAAGAGTTGCTGCTGGCCACTCTGCAGGAAGCAGCGGCCACGCAAGAGAACGTCGCCTGGAGAAAGAACTGGATGAGTGGCGGGGGCGGGAGGTCAGCCTGAGACAGAACCTGCTCGCCTGGGCGCCGGGACTTAACAGCGCAGGCGCCCAAGCCGCCCCGACTCCTCCTTGGGCCGGCGGGGAGTCCAGACCCGGATGCCAAGCGCAGGCCTCTTCGCGACTTGGAGACCTGCCGCCGGGTGAGCGCGCTCTCCCCCAAAGCTTGCAAGGACTACGTTTTAACGTCCACATCGCGGGCTGTGGCTAACAAGGATCCAGTAAATCATGTTCCTCCATCCAGAGAGTGAGCCCTGCGGTTGGACGCCCATAAAAGCCAAGTGTTCTGCGGGTCTGTGCTGCGGCCTAGCTGGAGTGCGGCTGCCGCCTGCCATGCCCGCCCCATGTGAGGCTGAAGCCCAGTCGGCAGAGCGACGACATTTTCAAAACACA is drawn from Ovis aries strain OAR_USU_Benz2616 breed Rambouillet chromosome 21, ARS-UI_Ramb_v3.0, whole genome shotgun sequence and contains these coding sequences:
- the LOC101112013 gene encoding ubiquinol-cytochrome-c reductase complex assembly factor 3, giving the protein METLRRLLLAGALLGAGAGVGTALFALVTPGEERKQAMLKEMPEQDPQRKDEAARTKELLLATLQEAAATQENVAWRKNWMSGGGGRSA